The following coding sequences lie in one Atribacteraceae bacterium genomic window:
- a CDS encoding SagB/ThcOx family dehydrogenase, translating into MVSNLKKTVAVAAILVVALAGAMTMNWLAPAEQGENSPIEAIVSLPPPSHTGELSVEEAIFRRRSIRRFTEEPMTLPEVSQLLWSAGGKTIDGVTGATRAFPSAGGLYPFEIYLVAGNVTDLPDGVYRFDWREHSLELIREGDFREELMVASLRQRFVHQAPVNIVWVGDLAKIQRR; encoded by the coding sequence ATGGTCTCAAATCTCAAAAAAACGGTGGCGGTGGCGGCGATACTGGTGGTCGCCTTAGCCGGGGCTATGACCATGAACTGGCTCGCGCCCGCAGAGCAAGGAGAAAATAGTCCGATAGAGGCAATCGTCAGTCTTCCTCCTCCCAGTCATACCGGGGAACTGTCGGTGGAAGAGGCGATCTTCCGGCGCCGCTCCATCCGTCGTTTCACGGAGGAGCCGATGACCCTGCCGGAAGTATCACAGCTCCTGTGGTCGGCGGGAGGCAAAACGATCGACGGAGTGACCGGAGCGACGCGGGCCTTCCCGTCCGCCGGCGGGCTGTACCCCTTCGAGATCTATCTGGTAGCCGGAAACGTAACCGATTTACCTGACGGGGTCTACCGGTTCGATTGGCGGGAACACTCCCTGGAGCTGATCAGGGAAGGGGATTTCCGCGAAGAACTTATGGTGGCCTCGCTGAGGCAAAGGTTTGTGCACCAGGCGCCGGTGAATATCGTTTGGGTCGGTGATTTAGCCAAAATCCAAAGACGTTA